The uncultured Carboxylicivirga sp. genomic interval TAGAATTGATGCGAAGTTTGCCGGAACCCTTGATTTAAAAGCAGTGGCTGTATTCGGAAAAATTGATGGTTTTAGATACTTTTTTGTTGATGCATACGTAATGCTGGGCAAAGCTGGAACTCAAATGGGACCATTAACTGTTAATGGTTTTGGTGGCGGTTTATTCTATCGTATGCGTCAGGCTTCGGTTAGCGATTCTGGCAGTAAAATTGGCGAATCTCTCTCAGGAATAAATTATGTCCCCGACAAATCAAAAAGTATCTCAATCAGGGCTGCTTTAACAGGAGGTATTATTCGACCTGAATTAATAGAATGCGAAGTTTCATTTGGTATTGATTTTACCAACAGCTTTGGACTATCACGCATTTTCTTTAAAGGAGAAGCCAATGTAATGGATATTTCAGAAGCTATTGGTCACGACCGTATAAAAGCCATTACCCAAAAAGTAATCAAAAATGAAAAAGTAAATATTCAGATACCCGGACAGGTTAGTGCCTCGGTAGATATGTTAATGGATTTTGAAGCACATACCTTCCATACCGAAATGGAATTAATTGTTAATGTTGCCGGAATACTAAAAGGTGTGGGTGATAATAACAAAGCTGGTTGGGGTGTAGTACACATCGATCCTGATAAATGGTACATCCACTTAGGAACACCTTCTGACCCCATTGGATTGAAATTCATCAACCTGATGCAGGTAGGAGGTTACTTTATGGCCGGGCATGATGTACCTGATGCCATTATGATGAACCCAAAGGTGCTGGAGATACTAAATCTGGATAATACAGCATTTGACGGAGGACGTAGTAATGAGAATCTGATATCAGGTAATGGTATTGCCTTTGGAGCTAACTTCTCGATTGACACAGGCGATCTTACTTTCCTTATCTTCTATGCGCGATTGGAAATGGGCGGTGGTTTCGATATTTCCTTATTGGATTATGGCCCTAATGTATATTGCGAAGATGGACCTCTGCACCCGGGTATTAATGGCTGGTATGCAAAAGGACAAGCCTATGCCTATTTTGCGGGTAAAATTGGTATTAAAGTCAAAGTATTTGGAAGAAAAAGAACCTACGACATCATTAACCTTCAATTGGCTGCTGCCATACGACTCGAAGGGCCCAATCCAACTTGGTTTATGGGTGTTGTTGGTGGAAAGTACCGCATATTGGGAGGCTTAATTAAAGGAAACTGCAGTTTTGAAGTATCTGTTGGCGAAAAATGTGAAATGAGGCAACTAAAAGATCTATCCGATCTTGAGGTAATAGCAGATTTAACGCCTGCTCAGGATACAAAGGATGTTGGATTATATACCATGCCACAAGCTGTATTTAACATGCCGGTTGATAAAATAATTAAAATATCAGACGATCCGGGCTTAAGTAAAACCTTTAAAATTAAACTGGAAGAGTTTGCTGTTTACGATGCTAATGGAACCGTTTACCCTGGTATTACTGAGTGGAATGCCGACAAAACCAGTATAGCATACCGATCGGAAGAAATATTTGATAAGGACAGTAAGTACACTGTTAAAGCAGCTATCAGTTTTGAAGAGTTTGTTAATAACCAATGGCAAGCCTATAAAGGCGACGATGGTAAAACATATTACGAAACCAAGGAAGCCACTTTTGAAACAGGACCTCTCCCAACAGAGATTGATCCAACTTCGGTACAATACAGTTACCCCGTCGATCGCATGGTTAACTTTTATAAGCAGGAATACAACAAAGCCTATATATCATTGTATCCGGGTGCAGCTCCTTTCTTTGAAAACACACCGGGCTATACCCAAAAGGTAAGGTGGACACAGGTAAATGGTGAGGCAATTTACAGCGAGCTTACCTATAACAAACAAAAACGAATGGTGGAGACTAATGTACCTGCCAACCTGGTTAACGATGCCATTTACCATTTTGAGCTGGTGCATGTTCCAACTTCAGAATCGACATCTATCGACCGGAATATCTCTGAAAACACAGAGCAAGCACTTAACGAAGAAGACGGAAACACCACCGAAATAACTACCCGTGAGGCCGAGGGGGTTATTGGCGATAGCGAAGAAAAAGCCTTTTTAAGTTTCGCTTTCAGATGTAGTAAATACAATAAGTTTTTGGAGAAGTTTCCTCAGAATGAGTATGAAGTAGATTGGATAGAAATTGTTGGCCCAGCAGAATATTATCCGGGATCCAATGTTTATGCAATGGAAATGTTCGATAAAGCTGAAATTATTGGCTTAGCAGGTAATACTCCTCTTGTAACTACTTTTGCATATTTACCAGCTGCGGATTGGTATGAACAAAATATTGCTAAATATTTATATCACACTAATTACCTAAAAGATACAACAGTTATAACATGGCGAAACATTGATAACATAGGTATACCCCCAATAAAAAACATAACCTACAAGCAAAATTACTCACAATATATATTATCTGATGCAAATGTAGAGACAGGAATCTGTGGAGACATAAACACTAACGCAACAATAATATATGAACTTCCTAAATTCTGGATCCTAGACTATTTGAATGTCAGAAATAGAATATCTAATTTATATGAAAAAGGTAACATCGAATTAGGCAATGTGGAAAGTTATATATTAAACACTTTCCCCTGCCCACAACCAAGTTTAGGAAATTACCCTATTAAGATTTCATATACTTTACCAGGCATCAACAAAGTTAGCAGCTCAAAAATCCTTAACATGCCTAATCGACAATTTGACAGAAAACAAGTAAACCTAATTGATTAGTAAGATGAAAATGATCTTAATTACCATATTGCTTTTAATAAGCACATCTTTCTCTACTATTTCTCAAATAGTAGGGCATCTAAGAATTGGATATCTTATTGAAAGCTATGAAATGGATATGCCAAGCTTTTGGCTAACAGTCGGAAATTACGAATCAACTATTTATTGTGACTATTCTTGCACTTCACATATTGATACAATCCTTAACTTATCAAATTTGGATAATTTTTCATTATATTTCGCCATTGGCGCTTATGCATTTGAAGATTCGAAAAATATAAACCTAAGCACACTTTGTACAGAAGGAGAATGGATGGATGATGCTAGAATACCAAACCATCGAGGGCATACAGAATACACTATTCATCTTACATATTTACCAAGATACATTCTTCAAAACACATCAAATAGTATCGCTTGTGGTAATAACTATGTCAACTTATCTGTCTATGATGAATTAGGCTGCTATGAAACAAAGCCAATCATTGAATATAAAGAGAAAGACAAAAGTAATTGGAATACCCTAAGAATATTTAACTATAACTATGACAATGGTAATTTTGGATTCAACTACAACTCTGTTAAAAACTCCTGCTCAAGAAATAAAGAAATTCAGTTCAGAGTAGTGCATCCTAATGGAGACAGATCTGATCCTATTGGGAACATAATGTTTTTATCTGATTTAGAAAATGATCTTGAACTTGAAATTCCCGAAAGAAATTGTGACACTGATGATGTTTTTGTTAATTTAAATGCACCTGGTTATGTTGGAAAAGAATTCTGGTGTACTTTTGAAAGCGATAACTACTACAAAACAGTAATAACAAGGGCTAACTCATCAACATTGAAACTTCAACCAGAGGAACTTCCTACCGGTGAAGAAATTACACTAAAGGTAATTTTAAATGATGGAACAGAAAGTTCAATTTGCCCATTTGAAACGACGTTTAACATTGTAAATGTTCCCACACTCTCACTCACTCAAACACCTAGAGTAATTACAACAATCGAAGGTACACCATACCACACAAAAGTAAATGGCGGCACAGGTACAGTTACTTTAAATGCTAGTGGTGGAAAATCCGGTTGTACCTATTATTACTCAGTTGATGGATCTACTCCCTTTGAACTTACAAATGGAGATGAAATTGATGTTGAAAACGGAGACGTGATAACATTATCAAATAGTGATGGCTGTACCACTGTTACCTCGACTGTCGAATTCAACGAACCTGATCCATTAGAAATTATAAATTTGACATCTACAAAACCTACCTGTCACACCAATAATAATGGAACAAACAACAACGGAACCATCGAATTTTCCCCTTCTGGTGGTATAAGCCCTTATACTATAATATTACAGAAAAAGGATGATAATTATAACTGGCAACCTACGAATTACACATTAACAAACAATTCTTACTCGGGACTTGCACAAGGAAAATACAGAATCAAATTACGTGATAAATACTATACCGATACAGAATACGAAGTAGAATCTGAAGAAATTAATTTAATTCCTGATGAAATACCAGTATTAGATTTTTATGATGCGAATATTACCTGTAAAGGTGGTACAACTCTCCTAACATCCCAAAGTGGATGGATTGATTACACATTGAAAATTAAGAAAAGTGATGAAAGTTCATATACAGATTTTAATAGCATTCAAGAATATACGACCGGCACATATTCAATGCGGGCTAGCAACAGCGATGGCTGTTATGTGGAACAAAACAACATTGCAATTAATGAACCTCAAAATATATTATCAATTAGTACCTCCTCAATAACCAATAAAATATGTGATAATAAAGGCTCAGTCACCTATTCAGTTTCCGGGGGATGGGCAAATAATTACCCATATTACATCGAAGTATTAGATAGCGATAACAATCCCGTAGTGAATAAGAACACTACAATCTCTTCCGGAGCATTAACCAATAAAAGCTTTACCAATCTTGATAATGGAGATTATACACTTAAGGTATACAGTAATTATTCTAGCAAAAACAACTATGATTGCGAAGCAAGTACCCCCTTCTCCATCACCTACTCCAACCCTTTAGAACTATCGGTTACAGGTATCACCCAACCCAACTGTGCAAACAATAAGGACGGTCAGTTAATATTAGAAGCAACCGGCACCGACAACTCTGCAACATATACCAACCTATCTCCATCTGATTTAAAAGTTAATTTAAATACATTTACCTCTAGTCCGCTATTAGCAGGAACTCATAATTTTTCGGTAACCGACTCTCGTGGTTGTATCGCCTCAACATCTTATATCCTTACAAACCGGGCAGATCCGGTAAGCCTGCCTTCCGACCCTTCTGATAGGCGTAATGCTACTTGTAGTACTGCTAAAAACGGATCGTTTAAAATAGAGGCAATAAATGGGGTATCGGGTTATACTTATACACTATCAAACGGCGATAGTAATACTACAGGTTCATTTGACAGTTTATATGCTAATAATTATACATTAACAGTGATTGATAATGCCGGATGTAAAGCAGAAACAGAAATAGTAGTAGAGGCCAACGAAAATCCGGTTTCTTTAGCTTTAGTTGACTCCGACAATAAATACTGCGATGAAGGCGATAAAGGTTGGATTGAACTTAGAGGTGGATATACAGGTGACGCCGGGCCTCTTACCTATATAAACGGTAATGCAAGCGAAACTGCAGATTTAGGTCAAAATAAAGTTTATAGCAATTTAAACGAAGGTACTTATACCATTCGTTTGCAGGATGAAGATGAATGTTATGCTGAAGTAGAAAAAACAATTGAAAACTATTCAATTCAATCAACCTACAACCTAACTGACATAACCGAGCTAGCTTGCAGCAGTGCAACAAATGGAGCATTTACCATTAATGCAATAAACGGAGCCAATACTTCTCAATCAGGTTTTGTAATATTTGATTTATACGATAGTTATTCAGATCTGGTAGAACCCATCGCTACTATTAACAATACTAAAAGTTATCATCGACTATCAGACCAAATTTACACTCTAAATTTAACCGATTTACATGGTTGCCAGGATAGTTATGAAATTACTCCTGCGCAATCTGCCAATGCCATTAGTCTTAACCCTATTGACACCACCCATACCACCTGTAGCGTTGCATTCAATGGTACTATTCAAACATCAGCATCATTAGGTGTTTCGTTTTACAATAATACTTACGACTATTTTCTTTATAAGGGAGAAGATACCCTTCAAAGCATACGCGGACAAGGTATTGAATTTACAGGATTAGAAATTGGAGATGATTATCAGATAATTGCAATTGATAGTGTTGGCTGTCAAACCAGCTCTGATGTTTTCTCCATAGAATCTCGTCCGAACACTCTTGACCTTGGATATTTAAACACGATTAACTTAAAATGTAATAGTGTTTCCACTGGACAAATCACACCAGCCTTACACAACACATTAGACGATCTGATTTATAATTATGAACTTATACAAGGGATTGACACCATAAAAGCGACACTTGATATTAACGATCCACGTATAAAAAACCTGGCTGCCGGTGATTATGCTTTGCAAGTATTTTCAAGTGATGGCTGTTCCTCATCAATCGTTTATCAACAAATAACCCAGCCCGACACCATTCAAATTTTTGACGAATGGAACAACTACATACGCGCCAAAGGAGCATCTACCGGCGAATATCGTTTGCATGCCATAGAGGGTAACAAAGTATACGAATATCAATGGTTAGACAGTGCAAGTAATGATATACTAGAAGAAGGTGAGATTAGCTATTCGGAAGCTAACGCAGAGTATGAAGCAATATTGAATATACAAAATCAGCCGGCCGGAATTTATACTCTTAAATTACGCGATACAGCTCAGTGTGCTTATTTCAATAACGATGAATGGTATACGCAACAGGTTCATTTGATTGAACCGGAAGATACACTTGGGTTTGAATCCATTACCTTAAATCATATCACGTGTAATAAATTCTCGGATGGTAGCATTGAGTTATTAGCCAAAGGAGGATGGGGAAATACAACTGACTACCGTTACTCGTTGGATACAACAGCACAGGTTAGTTGGTATCGCGATAACACCCTCTTCGATCAGCTTACTGCCGGTTTCTACAACCTGTTTTTAAAAGATACCGCTGATATAGTGTATCAAACCATGGTTGAACTAACTCAACCCGACACTTTAAATATTTTGGTGGAAGATCAATTTAATGCTTCGTGCCCCAATTATGCCGATGGCTGGGTGAAAGCAGCGGTACTAAAAGATGCAGATTATACAAACAAGCTATTCTACTCCATTGTAAATACTAATAACTCGGGTGATACAATAACCACCAACACCCTAAACGACACCGCTTATTTCTATAATCTGTTAAGTCGAGGCGCTTACCAAATAAGTGTTCAGGATACTAACCAGTGTTATGCTTCAAAAGAGTTTAGTATTGGCGAACCCGATACAGCCCTGATATCGCTCGATTACAATTATATCCGACGAAAAGGAGATGCTACCGGTATGATCAATGCATTGGTCGAAAACGGAAACGGACAATTTGATTATGCCTGGTACCACGAAAACGAAACAGAAGCCTTTGATAGTGGTAAAACCGATGCCATTACCGGAGTGGATAATCTGATAGCCGGAAACTACCTGCTTATGTTGCGCGACACTGCAGGATGTGTTTATGAAGAAGATGAATGGATGCGTCGTTCCATTGCCATTGTTGAGCCAGATGCACCACTATTAACAGATACGGTACAATTGGTATCGCCATTTTGTAACGGATTAAGCAATGGGTTTATTCAATTACAAGCCACTGGCGGTTGGGGCGATTATACCTACACCATGA includes:
- a CDS encoding SprB repeat-containing protein is translated as MKMILITILLLISTSFSTISQIVGHLRIGYLIESYEMDMPSFWLTVGNYESTIYCDYSCTSHIDTILNLSNLDNFSLYFAIGAYAFEDSKNINLSTLCTEGEWMDDARIPNHRGHTEYTIHLTYLPRYILQNTSNSIACGNNYVNLSVYDELGCYETKPIIEYKEKDKSNWNTLRIFNYNYDNGNFGFNYNSVKNSCSRNKEIQFRVVHPNGDRSDPIGNIMFLSDLENDLELEIPERNCDTDDVFVNLNAPGYVGKEFWCTFESDNYYKTVITRANSSTLKLQPEELPTGEEITLKVILNDGTESSICPFETTFNIVNVPTLSLTQTPRVITTIEGTPYHTKVNGGTGTVTLNASGGKSGCTYYYSVDGSTPFELTNGDEIDVENGDVITLSNSDGCTTVTSTVEFNEPDPLEIINLTSTKPTCHTNNNGTNNNGTIEFSPSGGISPYTIILQKKDDNYNWQPTNYTLTNNSYSGLAQGKYRIKLRDKYYTDTEYEVESEEINLIPDEIPVLDFYDANITCKGGTTLLTSQSGWIDYTLKIKKSDESSYTDFNSIQEYTTGTYSMRASNSDGCYVEQNNIAINEPQNILSISTSSITNKICDNKGSVTYSVSGGWANNYPYYIEVLDSDNNPVVNKNTTISSGALTNKSFTNLDNGDYTLKVYSNYSSKNNYDCEASTPFSITYSNPLELSVTGITQPNCANNKDGQLILEATGTDNSATYTNLSPSDLKVNLNTFTSSPLLAGTHNFSVTDSRGCIASTSYILTNRADPVSLPSDPSDRRNATCSTAKNGSFKIEAINGVSGYTYTLSNGDSNTTGSFDSLYANNYTLTVIDNAGCKAETEIVVEANENPVSLALVDSDNKYCDEGDKGWIELRGGYTGDAGPLTYINGNASETADLGQNKVYSNLNEGTYTIRLQDEDECYAEVEKTIENYSIQSTYNLTDITELACSSATNGAFTINAINGANTSQSGFVIFDLYDSYSDLVEPIATINNTKSYHRLSDQIYTLNLTDLHGCQDSYEITPAQSANAISLNPIDTTHTTCSVAFNGTIQTSASLGVSFYNNTYDYFLYKGEDTLQSIRGQGIEFTGLEIGDDYQIIAIDSVGCQTSSDVFSIESRPNTLDLGYLNTINLKCNSVSTGQITPALHNTLDDLIYNYELIQGIDTIKATLDINDPRIKNLAAGDYALQVFSSDGCSSSIVYQQITQPDTIQIFDEWNNYIRAKGASTGEYRLHAIEGNKVYEYQWLDSASNDILEEGEISYSEANAEYEAILNIQNQPAGIYTLKLRDTAQCAYFNNDEWYTQQVHLIEPEDTLGFESITLNHITCNKFSDGSIELLAKGGWGNTTDYRYSLDTTAQVSWYRDNTLFDQLTAGFYNLFLKDTADIVYQTMVELTQPDTLNILVEDQFNASCPNYADGWVKAAVLKDADYTNKLFYSIVNTNNSGDTITTNTLNDTAYFYNLLSRGAYQISVQDTNQCYASKEFSIGEPDTALISLDYNYIRRKGDATGMINALVENGNGQFDYAWYHENETEAFDSGKTDAITGVDNLIAGNYLLMLRDTAGCVYEEDEWMRRSIAIVEPDAPLLTDTVQLVSPFCNGLSNGFIQLQATGGWGDYTYTMNNESNHDGLFQNLAAGTYSLIIRDSVDVEYLQDLVITEPEILTASLRNYKDVRCFDYSDGYINLNIEGGNLMYEVSVDENTWFANDSVPNLPVGTYTVYVRDTLNCKTNVQDITLTQPTELIQTEKKITLSRCSNNEGSIISDYTGGIEPYTYSWLKDTLLTGNIIDTVYLDYITPSIDNLYSSRYFLTINDGHNCPYKFEFLVGDITDLSIDTVLVTDVSCYGYSDGEATAIVSKGNRNYIYSWASSITQTNDSIALGIPTGNYDLLVRDAKGCASFKEFTVGTPDSLAYSINTLIDPLCLGGVKGEIDLAAIGGTAPYQYLWDNGSTSTTINGIDPGSLNLQVTDSHNCVNNFRFNFGYQRTVQPFIGNDTLICHYNTLPVNAGNYAKYQWTSDNKFSSTKQNVMLTEPDNYYLQVTDNDNCIGFDTLQLDVSYLTIASINTVDVTCNGMADASAVIDVTPANWAHTIEWPDLSNQNQWQNLSGGNYAVRVFDNYGCGDTVNFSIYEPDPLRITNNLVMNPYCFGVADGKIEVSTSGGRLPHTLNWLHGSQANKIAKLDTGRYVLEVHDLMNCFETEEYILGYEKTIYPQLGEDQIICEGNNVRLYPGFFDQYNWSANNGITSNDTSLVISKDGTYYVEVKNDESCIGRDTVNIETTNSALTPEFLMASSVPAGDTLIIIEVSQPKPSYFNWAFSGPHQIIEQDNYYCKVIFEEEGNWEVALNAYVGECLGQNIKHILVTPAVDHSDTNSTEQNNSTISSLTIAPNPTDGPFNATLKLAEVADAIFYLVNIDTGQIIEKRKVNGIDSYNQSFSLTVPGMYAVFAEAKGERVVSKLVVY